The Strix aluco isolate bStrAlu1 chromosome 1, bStrAlu1.hap1, whole genome shotgun sequence genome has a window encoding:
- the LOC141931997 gene encoding uncharacterized protein LOC141931997 isoform X1, producing MRLCPAMPVLLLLLLALARATTPGPDGSTPGGPAGSVPPSSPGVWAVGYGDVVSAAVELLNARAVSPYILRLREAPSPPSWLADLQDRQELSFAVEETSCRAPGTATGACKSRWLGAVSWCRGFVFLEQQQPTVELSCEKVPTTDIQLSSLQRLNFTIMETRCPARSGARLDTCEFKEDGLLKDCSAPVPQLGSRPVLDVTCVDSTVDPVRVKRFWPLVPVAIRTVAAGIELYKAIKRK from the exons ATGAGGCTGTGCCCAGCGATGCcggtgctgcttctgctgctgctggccttggccaGAGCCACCACGCCGGGGCCGGATGGGTCCACGCCAGGAGGCCCGGCTGGCTCCGTCCCACCGTCCTCGCCGGGGGTCTGGGCCGTGGGCTACGGCGACGTCGTCTCGGCGGCCGTGGAGCTGCTCAACGCCAGGGCTGTCAGTCCCTACATCCTCCGGCTCCGCGAGGCCCCGTCCCCGCCCAGCTGG ctcGCGGACCTGCAGGACCGGCAAGAGCTGAGCTTCGCCGTCGAGGAGACCTCGTGCCGGGCCCCGGGGACGGCCACCGGCGCCTGCAAGAGCCGCTGGCTCGGG GCGGTGAGTTGGTGCCGGGGCTTCGTCTTCCtcgagcagcagcagcccacGGTCGAGCTCTCCTGCGAGAAGGTGCCCACCACG GACATCCAGCTCAGCTCCCTGCAGCGCCTCAACTTCACCATCATGGAGACGCGGTGCCCCGCGCGCTCAGGTGCCCGCCTCGACACCTGCGAGTTCAAGGAGGATGGG CTCCTCAAGGACTGCTCCGCGCCCGTGCCCCAGCTTGGCAGCCGCCCCGTGCTCGACGTCACCTGTGTGGACTCCACCGTGGAT cccgTCCGGGTGAAGCGCTTCTGGCCGCTGGTGCCGGTGGCCATCAGGACGGTGGCCGCCGGCATCGAGCTCTACAAGGCCATCAAGAGGAAATGA
- the LOC141931997 gene encoding cathelicidin-3-like isoform X2, whose amino-acid sequence MLNSWVLVLAVLGGACALPAPAPLAYTQALAQAIDSYNQHPEVQNAFRLLSADPEPVPDIQLSSLQRLNFTIMETRCPARSGARLDTCEFKEDGLLKDCSAPVPQLGSRPVLDVTCVDSTVDPVRVKRFWPLVPVAIRTVAAGIELYKAIKRK is encoded by the exons ATGCTGAACtcctgggtgctggtgctggcggtgctggggggggcctgcgccctccccgccccggccccgctcgcctACACCCAGGCGCTGGCTCAGGCCATCGATTCCTACAACCAGCACCCCGAGGTGCAGAACGCCTTCAGGCTGCTCAGCGCTGACCCCGAGCCTGTCCCG GACATCCAGCTCAGCTCCCTGCAGCGCCTCAACTTCACCATCATGGAGACGCGGTGCCCCGCGCGCTCAGGTGCCCGCCTCGACACCTGCGAGTTCAAGGAGGATGGG CTCCTCAAGGACTGCTCCGCGCCCGTGCCCCAGCTTGGCAGCCGCCCCGTGCTCGACGTCACCTGTGTGGACTCCACCGTGGAT cccgTCCGGGTGAAGCGCTTCTGGCCGCTGGTGCCGGTGGCCATCAGGACGGTGGCCGCCGGCATCGAGCTCTACAAGGCCATCAAGAGGAAATGA
- the LOC141934576 gene encoding cathelicidin-2-like, producing MLNSWVLVLAVLGGACALPAPAPLAYTQALAQAVDSYNQRPEVQNAFRLLSADPEPAPGVDLSTLRVLNFSVMETECAPSAQVNPDDCDFKENGVIKECSGPVQFLQSSPEIDLTCTDASSNPVLVQRGRFGRFLRRLRRFRPRISITVEARGTFRG from the exons ATGCTGAACtcctgggtgctggtgctggcggtgctggggggggcctgcgccctccccgccccggccccgctcgcctACACCCAGGCGCTGGCTCAGGCCGTCGATTCCTACAACCAGCGCCCCGAGGTGCAGAACGCCTTCAGGCTGCTCAGCGCTGACCCCGAGCCCGCCCCG GGCGTCGACCTGAGCACGCTGCGGGTCCTCAACTTCAGCGTGATGGAGACGGAGTGCGCCCCGAGCGCCCAGGTGAACCCCGACGACTGTGACTTCAAGGAGAAtggg GTCATCAAGGAGTGCTCAGGGCCGGTGCAGTTCCTGCAGAGCTCCCCTGAGATCGACCTGACCTGCACCGACGCCTCCTCCAAC CCGGTTCTGGTCCAGCGGGGCCGGTTCGGGCGCTTCCTGCGCAGGCTGCGGCGCTTTCGGCCCAGGATCAGCATCACGGTCGAGGCCAGAGGCACCTTCCGGGGCTGA
- the LOC141921082 gene encoding uncharacterized protein LOC141921082, translating to MDPGGIGCAIPPRNWERTKGRGRGGGSASPPGPGERQGKHGQPDPLPTAAGARCLSWQAQRAEAGAPSRAQRRCPGPAAAPCMALVLGAVLLAAGAAVPLGLPPPRDLARSVLETHGQELKLLKVLGVTRTTFDWGTHFSINFTARQPACPKNLPARRGAGCHARPGRVQRCAAQVSVFAFLPDVPLSMVECGREPGEAHPYFSPQQPGSSTQPRSPGTPRAFSTKPGHPSSSSSRPHPQPRPLTGVSLPGTSRHPPSPADLE from the exons ATGGATCCTGGCGGCATCGGTTGTGCCATCCCGCCGCGAAATTGGGAGCGGACGAAGGGAAGGGGCCGGGGAGGGGGATCGGCGTCACCGCCAGGCCCAGGCGAGCGCCAAGGAAAACACGGACAACCCGATCCCCTCCCCACGGCGGCGGGGGCCCGGTGTTTATCCTGGCAAGCGCAGCGGGCTGAGGCGGGGGCCCCGAGCCGAGCCCAGCGCCGCTGCCCTGGTCCTGCCGCGGCTCCCTGCATGGCGCTGGTGCTGGGAGCCGTGCTGCTGGCGGCCGGCGCTGCCGTCCCGCTggggctgccgccgccccgcGACCTCGCTCGGTCCGTGCTGGAGACCCACGGGCAGGAGCTGAAGCTGCTCAAGGTGCTGGGAGTCACCAGGACG ACCTTCGATTGGGGCACCCATTTCAGCATCAACTTCACCGCCCGCCAGCCCGCCTGCCCCAAAAACCTCCCTGCCCGCCGCGGCGCCGGCTGCCACGCCCGGCCAGGCAGG GTGCAGCGGTGTGCGGCCCAGGTCTCCGTCTTCGCCTTCCTGCCCGACGTGCCGCTGTCGATGGTGGAGTGCGGCCGGGAGCCG GGTGAAGCCCACCCTTATTTCTCgccccagcagcctggcagcagcacccagccccgctcccctggCACCCCACGAGCCTTCAGCACCAAGCCCGGTCacccatcatcatcatcctcacgGCCACACCCACAACCTCGGCCCCTCACCGGCGTGTCCCTCCCAGGGACATCCCGCCACCCCCCGTCCCCAGCGGACCTGGAATAA